From the Aerosakkonema funiforme FACHB-1375 genome, the window GGGAGTCGGGGGAGTCGGGGGAGTCGGGGGAGTCGGAGTAGTTATTGGTAACGAGTCATTAACTACGAGGTCGAATAGATTGCTAACGCTAGCACCACTACCATCTTTTGCTGTCAATTGCAGTCTTATAGTTCCTACATTATTAACATTTGGCGTACCGCTGAAAGTACGGGTAATCCGGTCAAAACTTAGCCACGTAGGTAAGGGATCTCCATTAAAAAGAGTAGCCGTGTAAGAGAGAGTATCACCAATATCTACATCGCTGAATGTATTAGCTGCAAAAGTAAAATTGAAGGGTGTAGTAGCAGTTGCCGTTTGATTGGGAATCGGTGCAACTACAATTGGCGCATCATTAACTGAGTTAACAGTAATATTGACTGAATCGGTATCGCTTAAAGCACCACCTGTGCCAGTATTGCCTAAATCGTTAGTAATAATTTGAATATTTGCAGCACCATTATAATTAGGAGATGGCGTAAATATCGTGCCATTCAACGCAGTATTAATGTTACTAATTGTGCCACTGAAAATCATGTTTGCACTACCATTATTACCACCGCTGAAATTCAACCCATTCGTGCCAGATAAATTTAAAATGCCGTTGCTAGCATTCAAAGTAACTTGAACTGGATTGTTACCTGCATCAGGATCGGCGATCGCAATTAAATTTCCATTAGCTGCATTGAAAGTTAAAGCATTATCTTCATTCGTACTTTGAATACCAGGTACTGTATTCACTGGTGGATTATTAACGGCATCGTTATCAATAATTGTGGCTTGTCCCTTAGCAACACCTATAGTAGCATTGTTGGGATTAGTTAAGCTTACAAAAAAGTTTTCTTGCGTTTCAGTCAGACTGTCATCAACGACTGGAATAAAAATATTTTGTTTAGTTTCTCCAGCTTTAAATGTGACAGTCCCTTGAGTGGTAGTGTAATCATTTGGGGAAGTAGCAGTTCCGTTGCTAGAAAAGTAATCAACGCTGATAGTTTTACCGGAAATAGCAGCAAGGCTAACCGTAAAAGTAGCGTTGTTGCCTTCGGTAACAGTGACGTTATCAATAGATAAACTCGGTAGCGGATCGTTATCATTAATAATGCCTTCTCCCTTAGCGACAGCAATACTAGCGTTGCTGGGATTGCTAAGAGCAACAAAAAAGTTTTCTTGGCTTTCGTTAACGGTGTCGCCAAGGATGGGAATAGTAATATTTTGTGTAGTTTCTCCAGCTTTAAACGTAACAGTGCCTTTACTAGCAGTGTAATCAGAAGTATCGCTGGCAGTACCATTAGTTGTAATGTAATCTACAGCGACAGTTTGACCGGAAATAGTAGAAAGACTAACTGTAAAAGTAGCATTGCTGGTACCGCTGTCACCTTCAGTAATAGTAATGTTACCGATAGAAAGCGTCGGTAAAGGGTCATTATCAGTAATTGTGGCTTGTCCCTTGCTAACTGCGATCGCAGCTTTACTGGGATTGCTTAAATTAACAAAAAAAGTCTCGTTACTTTCATTTAGAATATCGCCAACTACGGGAACGATCGCAGTTTTTTTGGTTTCTCCTGGTAGAAAAGTCAGACTACCTTTAGTAACAGTGTAATCATTTGGCGAGGTAGCCGTACCATCAGCAGTAAGATAATCAACAGAAATAGTTTGACTGTTGGCATTAGAAAGAGAAACGGTAAATGTGGCGTTGGTAGTACCGCTATCTGTTTCGTTAACAGTCACATCATCGATACTAAGTGTCGGAATAGCGCCGAGGGAATTAGCAGACCTGGGTGTACCGTGAATTACATTACCAGCAGCATCTTTGCCATTTTGGTTAATCCCATCGTTGGTGCGCCAATTACTGTCTGTATCGGCAGCTTTAGCCGAAATTCGTTCCATTGTAAACCGAGCATTGGCGCTAAAATTTACTCCAGCAGGCCATGCACCGCCATCAATATTGGCAGTATCAACTACATTACTTTTACTGTCTTGTAGGGTGAGCGATTCGCCACTATTAACTAATGCGCCTGTGTAGATTAAGTCAGCAGAAATGTCGCTAACTGTGTTATCAACAGTGCGCTCTAAAAGGAAGTATCCACCAGCGCCAATTGTTTTCCCAGCCGGAATCGTGATGTTGGGATTGCCATCGTTAGATGTCAGCGTCCAATTGCTCAAATCGATCGCACTTCCAGTAGGATTGAAAAGTTCGATCCATTCATCGTTGAAATCAGCCTGAGTTCCCATCCAAGCGACTTCGTTAATAACCACGCTTAAAGGCGGCGTGGGACCAGCTGGGTTAACAGTGATGCTGGCTGTTTCGGTAGCGGTACTGAAGGAGAATAACCCTCCAGTTCCGCTAGTAGTAATGTTTGCTGTATTGCCATTAGTGCCAGTTGTGCCATCCCAAGCGTGAAAGGTAATGCCTGAGTTAACGATACCGTTGTAGTCAGCGTTGGGGACAAAACGAATTCTGGTATTAGCATTCGATGCTAGTAACCTCGCGGCACTTTCTGAGGGAGTGCCGAAGGCTGTCCAGTTGCTACCGCCGTTGGTGGAAAATTGCCAAGTGCCGTTGGTATTATCTACTGCCGTTACTGCAATTCCTTCTGGGTCGTTGGGGTCGCTGTCGGTAATTGGGTTGCCACCAGCACCACTGGCAATAATGTGAGAAACTAAAGTGCCTGTGTTAGTAATATCGTCTTCGTTGATTGCTGTTAGAGTTGGCGACCCGCTGTTATTGAGGAGGGGAGCGCTGTTGATTTCATAAGCAGCAAACTGAGTAGATAAGCCAAAACCCAAACCGAAATCATTATCGCTGACAAGAATGAGCGATCGCTTTCCATTCGGCAAAATTGGCCCCAATGTCATGCCTTCATAATTGGCAAATAGCCCGTTAAGGACAAGAGTTTTTGACGCTAATGTAATACCCCCAAGGCCAGAAGCTATCAAACTGGGATTATTTTTTACATCAGTCGCCCCTTGTAACGATATTTGATATATTTTGCCAAAACCCAAATCAACATGGCGGTCTATGGCGAGGAGGGTATTTCCATCCAATGCCAAAAGATCGGAAACACCATTGCCAGAATCGGAGTTATAGACAAATTCTCCTTCTATAGAGTTAGTAGATAAGTTATATTTGACTATGCGAGAAGGGCTGCCATTATCTGATGTGGAATCTTGTTCTAAGGCAACTTCTGTCGTTGTAAATAAAAACTGTTGGTCAGGAGTAATCGATACGCTTTCAAAACCCCGATTATTGCGGATACCATTGCTAGTATCTGCTGGCGATACGTCATATTTAGGAGTAGGGATAGGCAGAGAAAAGTTTTGAATACCTGATGCTATATTGAACCGATTGATAAATTGGGGTGTACTTGTGGAAAACATTCCTTCTGAAGAAACAAATATATTCCCACCGCCAGCAAAGGTAATTCCTTCTGGGTCTGCAACATCTGAAACAAAAAGGTTATTAGTTGAGTCTCTCAGCAGGGTCACGCCTGTGAAAGTAACTGGTAAAGCCGCCGAACTCAGATCGATATTCAGGGTGTAAAAGCGCACATTGCTTTTGTCGTCAGAAATAGCATAGAAATTGCTGCCATCAAAGGTAAGACCCGATAAACCACCGATAGTCGTTCCACCAAAAGTTGCAGATGAATCAACTGTTGACTGCCCGATCTGAGTTGCGATCGCCATATAATTCCCTCAAGTAAAAAGCCTTAAATCTGAAAATTATAGCGATTTTAGCGTTTCATTTGAAGTAGCGATCGCCAATCTTCTACCGCCTGCTTACTCCACAGCCAGTTAGCTTGCAGTGCAGAAGGTTTAAAATTAGTGGGATCGTCTTGCATCACCTTTGTACGCAGTTTGAGCGCTTCCCCAATCAAACGCGATCGCTCATCAATTGGCTGATTTTTAGCTGAGTGCTTCAAAACTAATGCCAATCCTGCATATGCAGTTAGAGCATCGTGACTGGCAACTGATTTGTTTGGTATTTGCGCGAAGTTTTCCGTTCTTTCTTTGGTCGCTGATTCGGATTGAGCAACTTTTTCTTCCTCAGCTCGATAAAGAGCTTCAAACCAAGTTTGATTGGCACGATTTAAGTTACCTTGGGCATAGTAAGCAAAACCGAGCGCGTTGTAGTAAAGCGGCAATTTGTCACGCCCTTTTACAGCGGTTTCCCAATAACGCCGCGCATCATCTAAGCTGTAACTTTTGTCTCCATTCCGCACTGATTGCCAAGCCAATCTTCCGAACAAAAAGCTGATATCTGGATGACTTTTTTGCTCTTTTGATAAGGTAGTTAGGACAGCTTTTGCTTGTTTAATATTTCCCCTATCTAGCAAGACTTTTACCATGCTTTGCCCAGCCGATAAGTTACCTTGCTTAAAATGTTTAACTGCCATCGCGCTAACAGTCGCAGAACTGGTTTTTTTAATATCGAAGGCAGAAGTTTTTGCTGAAGGTTTAGGTTGCGGAGGCGGCGTAGCTACTTCCTCATATATAAAACTTGCCGATCGCGATCCTACACCAGACCAGCGCTGGCGGAAAAGCCAGAAACTCAAAGGTGTCAAAAGTAATACAGCAATAGGCAAAAGTAGTACGGCTTTGTTCCCGCTCGGTAAAAAATTACGAAGTGGGCGATCGCTTAGAGCCGCTCTATACCATCTTTCGATCGAATTGCTCACTTTTAGATCGGAATTTCTCGCTTCTATTTCTTCTCGGTCTTTTGTCTGAGTTAGAATAGGCTGAGCATTTACATCCGCAGGAGATTCGGAACTGGCGGTAATGGGGACGGAAATCGATCGCTCATCTATTGACGGAGCGGGAAGTTTGGGATTGACGTCCGATTCGGTGACAATTTGGTTTGCTAACTCTGGAGTTGGATTTGGTTTCGATATTTGACCGAGCAGACCGGAAATGAAAGCTGAGTCTTCTTCATCATCAAAACGATCGCACATCGACTCATCTCCAAATTCCTCCCACTCCTCGACGTCAGACTGATGGAATTCACCAAATTCTAGCGTTTGCTGGGGGATAGTGATGAATCCATCAAATTGCGGGTGAAGATAGAGGATAGGTAAAACCCAGTAAAAGCGATCGAAACCGTAAATCGAGATTAATTCCTGTCGTACCAGACTCAAACTAATCTCGACTGGGTAAACTTGACTGATGTGGTCGTAAACTAACTCCGTGAAGGTAGAAGCAACTTCGTCGGGAATTTCTGGCGGGATAGTTAGCACGCAGGGGATACCGCTTTGGTGCAACTCAGCTGCGCGATGGTCGCGATCGAGTTTATCCGAGAAATTAGCTTTCAAAATTTGCAGCGTTCCTTGCATATCCCCTTTGGAATTTTGGGTGCTATCTGGAGAAGATTGTTTGCCAACGCAGCGAGAAAAAGCCACACTGGTGCTGAGGACGAGAAAAGAATCTGGCGAAACTGTATCTGTTTTTTCCAAATCGCCACTATAAAGGAGTTCCCAAGGAAGATGCGCCAAACGATCGTCTTCCAAACTCAGTCGCAACCGCAATACCTCTGGCTTCGATCGAGCGATTTCTTGAGCAGTTGTCCAGCTATTGAGCAGAGTACCTTGAAACAGCGCACTGTAAAGCTGTTGGCCCAATACTGCCAGAGACTGGGGACTTGACTCTGCTGGCAAAGAATCCAGCAGTTTTGCGGCTTGGGCCAACCAATTTTCAACGGGCCAAACTACCTGCTCTTGTGTCGATCGCACTCCTGGCGCTAGCGATTCTGCTCGCACGAGGTATTTGTCTTTTTCTATTGGTGTAACGGATACGTAAAATTCCTGAGTCATTGCTACCCTTCTCTCCCGCTCAACTCCTCAATTTCGTTAGCTTTAGAAATCGCCAACTCCAAAGCGAAGGATTCGCTCTTATACTAAGTAGATTAATTTAACTGGTTAAAGTTTCGATTTTTAGAGATGTTTGCTGTGGTTATAGTGCGATCGTCTCCAGCCCGCGTAAAATCAGCACCTAGAGCGGCGATCGCGGTATGAGAGGATTTTGGATTGGCTGCTGGGCAGTTCTTGTTGCCAATTTAGTTGAGTTTTATCCCGATCCGAAGGCTTGCCGATCGAACAAAGAGATGGTAGATGCACCCTGATAAGACAACCTCCCCCGACTCTAAGAGGCGGGGGTTTTTTGATGAAGGCAGTTTTTAGTGGAATCAGAATTTGATCTGAAGCTATATTAGCCGCCGATCTTGTTTTTGATTGCAAAGATATCGTGAAGCTTTTACTGGGATAAATTTAAAGATCGGAATTTTCACTAAAACCAAGAAACCCCCGAATGCAATTCGGAGGTTAAAACACGGGTTGTGGATCGATCGAATCCAAATTAAATTCAGCGATGGGCGAGTTGTTTTTTCTTGGTAAAGACAGCCACTTTGTCATGTCCTGCGGTCATATAAGCACAAGCCATGTCCGTGGAATTATGGGCCCAACCAACCCGTCCTTGCGGGTCTACCAGAACGCACCCAGCCTCTCCTGACACCTTCGATGCCAGAGTTTCGATCGCCATCTGAGCTGCTTCGTCTGGGTGTCTGCCTTCCTTGAGAGTTAGCTGCAACTTTCTCCTCGGTGATGGTTTTCGCTCCACCGTGAACAATGATGGCTAATGTCATCTATAGCTCCCGATCGATTTTTACGATATTTCTGTAAGTGTTGAAGGTAAAATCGCTTCTTCAATTACATTTAATCGCAGCCACAAAAATTCAAACTTCATCCTTAGAGGTGTCTTACCCCCGCTTAAGGAAGAGTTCCCTATTAAGTAACTTTGTTATCCTAAATACAAAATTTCCTGGTCTTTGGGATTTATGGTGAAAAGTATTTATCTATATTACCGATGTGAGATCTGTGAGTGACGGCACGGAGAGTTAATTATCGATCGAAAGTGCTGAATTTATCGCCTGTGCCTAACCCACCCTACGATAATATAACCTTTCCTTATTACCACAAAAACGGGAGAGCCAAATTTACCGGAGCGAGCAGATCGGTAAATTTTATTTAACGGAAGTTACCCCCAAAGGGGGTAACTTCCGGCGATATCAAATGCAAAGCTATCTGGATTCTCAGCAACTTAATTCTGTTTATTAGCATTTCTATGTCTGCGATTAAATGCTGAGTATTTCTCACCTTCTCTGTTTTAAATGTCGGGGTTTTGTCCATAATGAGAACCAACTCCCTAGTAGTGCTGTTTTGACTATCATTTTGGCTGAGTATTTGATGCGTTGGTTCTCTCTTAGGGATAAAGCTAATGTATCAATTGCTAGCGATCGCGTATACATTTTACTCAATACCTTGCAATCCCTTACTTTCTAAGTTATGCTCGATGTGCTGCATCTCCTCGATCGTCTCTCCAGTAACTATCCCGTAAATTTCCGTGTAAATTTTTCCGTATTTAGACTTCTCTAAAGCCGACAGGATGATAAAATCTTTGCGATCGAGGTGCGCTCTCAGAGTTGTGAGAACCGAGTCCAATGCGCCATCCATGCGGTAGTCACTCGAATATTTAGCAACTTCCTTTCCCAGTCCTAATAGAGTATGACGCTGCAAGCACATCGGAGTCGAACCGTTGACTCGGAAATTGGCATCGATCGCATACAATTGTCCGTCTTTATCTTCCAGCTCATCGAAACCAATAACGCCAAAATAACCGTGCTTGTGTGCATACTCACCGATAGCCGCAATCATCTCAAAGAACCTGCTCATATCGGTTTGGCGGTAGTGAATCAATCCCCCTAAATAGTTGCCTTCTGGGATGTCGAGTTCATATAATAATTCCAGTCTCGTTTGTTTCAAGACACACTCCCGCAACTACCTGAAAAACAAGGTATTAGTTGCCCAGTTTTTATTCATCTATCTGCAAGCAGAGTGGTTACTCTTGTATCCTTCAACACTTAAGGGTTTAATAAGGAAGGAAATGCCTTTTGCAAAGCGAGGAGAATTCTACCGATGGATAGAGCCGTAATCAAATTTTCTTCTGAAGACTGCGGCATTTGCCATAAGATGTCGTTTTATGACCAGAAAGTAGCTGAAGAACTGGGTTTGCAATTTATCGATGTAAAAATGCAGGATACCGCCACTTACCGCAAGTATCGCAAAATTCTTTTAACCCAGTATCCGGATAAAGCAGAAATGGGATGGCCAACCTACCTGATCTGCGATTCTCCAGAAGGAGAGTTTAAAATCTTGGGAGAGGTTAAAGGCGGCCATCCTAAAGGAGAATTCAGAAGTCGGCTGCAAGCAGTTTTGGATACAGCCACTACCAGCTAGTTTTTTGTTTGGAGGTGAAGTGCTGTAGGGTTTGGTTTAATAGTTCTATTTAGGGCTTTGACTGGATCTTTTGCGATCGCACCGTTCCCGCATAGCAATCCCGCAACCAAATTTCGATCGCCTGACCGATAACTCCATAACTGCTATCTCTCGGTGCAGTGGGAGGTCTTCCTGCCGGATAAGGCCCAGTCATAGAAAACATCATCGCCAATCGCCAACCACTTTCAGTTTTTGTCAGAAATAACCAGTGATAATCCTGTATTTGAACTGGTTTTTTGCTTGTATATCTGCGTTGCAATGTAGTGAAAAAAACCTGCTGAATATTGTCTCCCCCCTGCGATGTTGTCGGGTTATATTCGCCAGGGCCAAGGGTTAGTGGTGAAAATTCAGCTTGACCTGCCACTATAAAATAACCGTACACATCAAGGCTGCGGTCACGAAGTCTAGCTCGTTGAGTTACCCTATTAGCATAACTCGGTAAATCCCGCAATAAAATATTTATTAATGTTTCCACATCCGCAGGACAAGAAAATCTTTCTCTTTTTGCTGCTAGAGATGAAGTGACGGGAAAAAGCCAAAAGTAAAAAGGTAAAAGCAAACATATAAAACTGTATATTTTGACTTTACCTTTATTCCTAAAAATCTGTCTGGGAAAGTACTTTTGGCTTTTCACTTTTAAATCTCGTCGCAAATGCGTTCAAAAGCGGCAACTGGATCGGGTGCAGCAGTGATGGGACGACCGATCACCAGATAATCGGCTCCTGCTTTAATAGCTTCTGCTGGCGTGAGATTTCGCTGTTGATCTCCAGCTTCAGCCCACTTCGGTCGCACTCCCGGACATACTAACAGAAAGCGATCGCCGCAAGTTTGTCGCAATTGCGCTACTTCTTGGGGCGAACAAACTGCCCCATCCAAACCCGCTTCTTGAGCTAACAGCGCCATCTGTAAAGCATATTCTGGTAATTCTAGGGGAATTTTGAGGTCAAAAGCTAAATCCCGCGAATTCAAACTTGTTAATAGCGTGATGGCAATTAACTTTGGTGGTGAATAGCCAGAAGCAGCCGCACCTTCCGCAACTGCCGCCTTAGCTGCCTGTAAGGCTTTACGACCGGCAGTGGCGTGGATGGTGAGTAAATCTACTCCATACCTACCAGCAGCGCGGCAAGCACCAGCGACGGTGTTGGGGATATCGTGAAATTTGAGATCCAGAAAAATGCGCTTTTGTCGCTCTTTCAAGATGGTCAGAATTTCCGAGCCGGTACTGACAAATAGCTCTAAACCGACTTTCCAGAATGTTACCTGGGGCAGTTTTTCAACCAGAGCGATCGCTTGCTCTTGAGTTGGTACATCCAAGGGAACGATAATCTTGTTATTGTTGGCCATTACTTAATTTACCGATCGCCAATTTCCCGAACAGCTAATTTGGATTGACCAAGCGGACAAACTTATTTTTGCCAACTTGCAACACCCGTCCTTGCAAAGAAGCTGGAGAATCAAAGCTAAGATTTACATCTGTCACCTTTTCGCCATCCAGTCGCACTCCTCCCTCTTGAATCTTCTGTCGAGCTTCCGAACTGCTTTTACACAGTTTGCTGGCACTGACGATATAGAACAATTTAGCGGGAAACTGGATATTTTCTAGGGAAAATTCGGGTAATGCTTCGGCTTGTTCCGTCTTACCGCGAGCTATTTTTTCCGCATCTTCTTTAGCTTTTTCGGCAGCTTCCTTGCCGTGATACTGGGTAACGATATCCAAAGCCAGAAGAATTTGGCGATCGCGTGGATTTTCTGGCAATGTATCTAAAGGGATATTCGTCAATAACTCAAAATACTGCTCCACCAAAATATCTGGCGTTTGTCGCAGCTTTTGGTACATTGTCAGCGCATCTTCCCGCAAACCCACATAATTGCCCAGAGACTTCGACATTTTCTGCACGCCATCAGTACCGATCAAAATTGGCATCAACATTCCAAACTGAGGCGATAAACCGAAATATCTTTGCAAATCTCTGCCGACAGCAATATTAAACTTCTGGTCTGTTCCTCCCAACTCCACATCCGCCTCAATTGCCACAGAGTCATAACCCTGCATCAACGGGTAGAGAAACTCGTGCAGATAAATAGGGCTTTCTTTCTCGTAGCGCAGGGCAAAACCCTCTTTGGCCAACATCTGTCCTACAGTCATCGTGGATAGCAAATCCATAATCTTGGCCAGATCCAGCTTGGAGAGCCACTCTGAGTTATAGCGAATTTCCAGCCGTCCGGGCGTATCAAAATCCAGAATTGGGCGCACTTGTTCGAGATAAGTTTGGGCATTCTGCGCCACTTGTGCCGGTGTCAGTTGCTGGCGCACCTCCGATTTACCGGTGGGATCGCCGATGCGAGCGGTAAAATCACCAATGATGAGGACAGCTGTATGACCGGCATCCTGAAATGCCCGCAACTTTCGGACTGGGATACTATGGCCTAAGTGGAGATCTGCACCTGTGGGGTCAATCCCCAACTTGACTCGCAAGGGCCGATTTGTCTGCGCTAACCGTTCGACCAAATTTTCATGACGATTTTGAGAATCTGTAAGATTGGGAAAAATTTCACTCACGCCTCGGTACAACCAGGCGAGGTTTTGGGTAATACTAGGCGATTGATGGGAGGCCATACTTTGCCAATGTCCAGTTTGGTTCGCAATAAAACTGTCATTTCTCAAGCCTCAAAAGTGTTTTTGACTTTTGAGCCTTTACTGATGACCGATAACCGATGAGGGTTGACAATAGAAATGCTTAACAGCCAGACTACTATAACTGTAAAAGCAGCCAGAATATCTGTAGTAGTTTAATCAGCTTTGTCAGGGGCAGGTTTATCCATGTATTTCCAAAGCCAGATAAATCAGTTTTACTGGATCTATAGCTTCTGGCCAGAACCAGTTAATCCTCTCAACTCCTATAGGGGTGGGTTGCACGACAAACCACGACCCAACGGTTAGGTGTACAGACAGTTTCCTACTTAGAATCTTCCTGTCCCCATAATAAGTAGTTGGAATATAACAATCATAAGGACTATCCAGTCGCCGTTTTTCTTGTTCAGTTTGTTTTCTTTGAGGAAGTCAAATCGCCGTGTCCTCCAACACACTCCGACAAAAGCCATCCACAACGATCGCACCAGGATTTAACTTTGTTCAGACGATCGCTAAAGTCACTGGCGGAACTCTTCTGAGCGTCACCATGCTAACCAGTTCCATTGTAGCTGGCGGGCTGGTTGGCCTAGCGATTAGCTTCCGCAACCTCCCAGATGTGAGGATTATGGGCACCTACTCTCCGTCAGAAACAACTCACATCTACGATATCAAAGGCAAGTTGCTTGCCAGTATCCACGGTGAAGCAAATCGCGAAGTCGTCCCCCTGGACAAAATTTCTCCCGAACTCAAACGAGCTGTGATGGCTATTGAAGATAGCCACTTCTACCTGCACCACGGCATTAACCCAAGCAGTGTCGGTCGCGCCATCAAAGCCAACTGGGAAAAAGGTGGGGTCGTAGAAGGTGGTTCGACGCTGACCATGCAGTTGGTCAAAAATATATTTCTCAATCACAAGCGGGCTTTTAGCCGTAAAGTAGCAGAAGCGGTGATGGCCATACGCTTGGAGCAAATCCTTACGAAAGACAAAATTTTAGAGCTATACCTGAATCAGGTCTACTGGGGTCATAACAACTATGGGATTGAAACCGCTTCGGAAAGCTATTTTGGCAAGAGCGCTGCCGATTTAAACCTGGCGGAAGGAGCGATGTTGGCAGGTTTAATTCAAGCTCCAGAAGAGTACAGCCCCTTTCTGAACTACAAGAAAGCAAAAGCCCGACAAGCACAGGTTTTGGGGAGGATGAGGGAGCTCAATTGGATTACCGCCGAAGAAGAAGCCGCCGCGAAGAAGCAAGTGCTTAAATTAGGTAAACCTACCTCGTTTCAGAAAAGTTTGCTTCCATACGTCACCGATGCTGTCACTCAGGAGTTGATCCAACGCTTTGGACGCTCTACGGTGGAAAAAGGCGGGATGCGAGTTCAAACTACGATTGACCTCAATTTCCAACGTATGGCGGAAGAGTTCATCGGTCGCGAACACGCGAGATTGCAACGCCGCGGATTGTGGGGTACGGAACTGGCTCTAGCAGCAGTCGATCCCCGCACCCATTTTGTCAAGGCGATGGTAGGAGGTTCCGACTACAGCAAGAGCCAGTTTAATAGAGCTACTCAAGCTCGCCGTCAGCCAGGATCTGCCTTTAAGCCGTTCGTTTATTATGCGGCGTTCGCTACTGGTAAATATTCGCCGGAATCTACTGTCTACGACACTCCTGTTCGCTATCGCGATGGCAGTCGCGGCTACGCTCCCAGAAACTACGACAATACTTTTGGTGGAGCGATGAGCATTCGAGCCGCACTACAAGTATCGCGTAACGTTCCGGCAGTGAAAATGGGACGGGCTGTGGGGTTGGATAAGGTGATTG encodes:
- a CDS encoding transglycosylase domain-containing protein produces the protein MSSNTLRQKPSTTIAPGFNFVQTIAKVTGGTLLSVTMLTSSIVAGGLVGLAISFRNLPDVRIMGTYSPSETTHIYDIKGKLLASIHGEANREVVPLDKISPELKRAVMAIEDSHFYLHHGINPSSVGRAIKANWEKGGVVEGGSTLTMQLVKNIFLNHKRAFSRKVAEAVMAIRLEQILTKDKILELYLNQVYWGHNNYGIETASESYFGKSAADLNLAEGAMLAGLIQAPEEYSPFLNYKKAKARQAQVLGRMRELNWITAEEEAAAKKQVLKLGKPTSFQKSLLPYVTDAVTQELIQRFGRSTVEKGGMRVQTTIDLNFQRMAEEFIGREHARLQRRGLWGTELALAAVDPRTHFVKAMVGGSDYSKSQFNRATQARRQPGSAFKPFVYYAAFATGKYSPESTVYDTPVRYRDGSRGYAPRNYDNTFGGAMSIRAALQVSRNVPAVKMGRAVGLDKVIEVCRTLGIKSPMEPVISLPLGAIGLSPMEMASAYATFASTGWQSDTTFIVQVTDSSGNVLLDNTPKPKLVLDPWAAASITSAMQSVINSGTGKLAQIGRPAAGKTGTTSSEKDVWFVGFVPQLSVAIWIGRDDNRRLASGVTGGHYAAPIWRNFMLKAMNGVSVEYFPSASKFKRPRP